Genomic segment of Paenibacillus sp. FSL R5-0623:
ATTTTATATTTCAACACATGGTGAAAGAGCACCCGCTTGAATATAAGTGTGCGGAGATGATCAAAACCTACGTGCAGAATATGTTGGACATCTCCATATCGAACGAGGAATTATTATATTTGATGATTCACATTGCACGAATTGTGCAGGAGGAACAGGGTGACGAGGGACGATTATAAAACAAAGTTTACGTGCCTGTTAGTGAACAGAAAAAAGATACTTTCTAACGATGACCGTTTTCTCGTATTTTATCGGGAAACGGTCTTTTATTTTTGCGAATATATAGCGTTTTTTTGATATCCCATGCGAACGAACTCCAGCTTTCTAAACCTACATGAGATTACCAAATGATAACTTATTATTATAATTATTGGAAATTTGTTATATGTAAGCGCTATCCAGAGAACTATAATCTATTTATCTGGATGTTAATTCGTTCAGAAATACGTAGACCAAATCAAGAGGAGGAATTGTATGAAACGGTTACGTCAATGGAATATTAGAGCCTTGGTTCTTGTGCTCGTACTTGCCATGCTTCCATTTTCGAATGTCTCACATGCATCCAAGGCAGTTACAGAAGTGGAGGAAAGTCATTTGAGCACAAACTTTGAAGACGGTACACTTCAGGGATGGACTCCACGGATCGGTAGTGAAAGGCTGACAGTGACACAACAGGAAGCACACGAAGGTCAGTCCAGTATGCTAGTTTCCAACCGTGAGCGTTCCTATCATGGACCGATGTTATCCATGAAGGATCTGCTTAAGCGTAACCAAGAGTACGAAATTACGGCATATGTAAGACTTACTCAGGAGCCCACCACAGATCAAACACTACAGCTCACCACATATAAAAAAACAACTGCCGAAAACTGGAACCCGATCGGTAGCGTGAAAATTGCCAAAACAGAATGGAATACATGGCACAAGATCACCGGAAAATTTCAGTATAGCGATGATCCCACTGAATTGAATTTGTTCATCGAAACACCCTACATCTCTGAAGATAGCGTAGATATGTTATCGTTCTATGTGGATGATGTATCATTTACTCTGGCCGAGCAACTGGAGATTGAAGAAGGTATTCTGTCTCTGGAAGACCTGTATCAAGATGATTTCCCCATTGGTGCAGCGGTGTATCGCTGGCAGTTGGAAGGCGCATATGGACAACTGCTCACAAAACACTTTAACAGCTTGACCGCAACCTATGAGATGAAACCGAAGTACATGTCTCCTTCCGAAGGTGTTTATGAGTTCGAGGCAGCCGATCAATATGTTCAGTTCGCCGAGGAGCATGGTATGGGCGTACGCGCACATGCGTTGTTGTGGCATATTGATGCAGCAGAGTGGATGTTCAAGGATCCTCAGGGTAACCCTGCGAGTCGAGAATTACTACTTGCCCGGATTCAGGATTACGTTGAAACCGTCATGACCCGATACAAAGGTAAGATCTATGCCTGGGATGTGGTAAACGAGGCGATTGCGGATAGCAATGGTGATGCCAACGGTTTACGTAAAAGTCCCTTTTATGAACTAATCGGTCCGGATTACATTGAGAAAACCTATGAATTCGCTCGTGCAACAGATCCGAATGCCAAATTATATTACAACGAATACTTCACGGAAATCCCTGAGAAAAGAGAGCATATGTATCAGTTGGTCAAACGACTGAAAGAGAAAGGGCTCATCGATGGTGTGGGTTTGCAATCCCACTATAACCTGGAATCCCCGCCCATCAAGGAAATTGAAAAAACGATCAGCATGTTCGCCGAACTTGGATTGGATATTCAGATCACGGAACTGGATGTGGATAGCGGAATTCCATTTGGTGAAGAGATGTCGGATGAAGTTGCGGTAAAACAGGCGTATCGATATAAGGAACTGTTGGATTTATACCAAAAACACAAAGATCACATCTCTTCAGTTACCTTATGGGGACTCCAAGATGAGAAGTCTTACAACAACCAGGCTATGCTGTTTGATTCAGCCCTGAAGGCCAAAAAAGCATACTGGGGGCTCGTGGATGAATCCAGCTTGCCTGTGTTGACAGAGAGAGCCGTCTCACTTTCGGGTAAACCGGATATCAAAAAACATTCACAAGATCCACTCTGGAACAAAGCGGTGTCTACTCCACTGAAGGGTGACTCTTCGGGATCAGCCAGTTTCCGCACCTTATGGGATCATAGTAACCTGTATATCCTTGTGGATGTTCAGGATGCGAAGGCTGACGTGAATGACAGAGTAGATATCTTTGTTGATCTCAATAATGGCAAGACCACCTCATATGAAGCAGATGACCGACATGTAATCATTAAGCGGTCGGGCAAAGCTGAGGGCGCAGAGCAGCGTTCATATCGTGTACGCGAGACCAAAGCCGGATATCAGGTTGAATTGTCCATTCCATGGGGTGGTATCCAAGCCGGTTCAGAATATGAAGTTGGCTTGGATATCCGTGTGACTGATGGCGGTGCAAATGGGACACAACCTTATAATCCACTGTACTGGAATGATCGAACACAATCTCAGGAGCAAGATACAAGCAAATACGGCGTGATTGAGCTTGCCCCTATGCCCAAATCTGCACAAGCTATGCAAGGCATTGTTCAGATTGATGGGAAGAAAGACACATCATGGAATAAGGCTGCACCATTTGAAGTAAAACGGTTGAACCAGAGCGAAGGTGCAGAGGCAGTGGCTCGCGCAATGTGGTCAGGTGAGTATCTATACCTGCTGATCGACGTCACTGATCCAAACATCATCACAGATAACATCAACCCATGGGATCAGGATTCGGTTGAGATTTTCCTGGACGAGAATCACCAGCGCACACCGTATTTTCAATATGATGATGCCCAGTTCAGAATCAGTGCAGAGAATGTGGGAACCTTTGCAGGGGGGGCCTCATCCGGACGCCTTGTAAGTGCTGTGAAGAAAACAAATAAAGGATATCTCGTAGAAGCCAGAATTCATTTACAATCATTGACGCCCAAAACAGGAAATGTTCTCGGCTTCGAGCTTCAAATTAACGACAACCAGGGCGGAGGTAAGCAGAGCGTAGCCAAATGGAATGATACGACCAATGAAAGTTGGAGAAACACTTCCCAGTACGGAATACTCACTTTTGTCGAAAAAAACAAACTCGGTCATTAAACCATTTGCAGTAGTAGCAAGAATGAAAACCATCATAACAATGGATAAAACTCAACCAGGGTTATGTTGGTTTTCATCGTTTACATACGTCACCGAAGTTGTGGAGGGGCGATAAATCTGCCTTGACAATATTTAACAGCCATTGATATACTAAATGAACGTTATTTTTTCTTTTATGTGGATAAGAAAGTAATCAACTACATACAACCGTTTGCGAGGGAGCCTTAACTGGCTGAGAGGGTGTTAAACCGACCTTACCTGATTTGGATCATGCCAACGTAGGGATGCAACGATGAAACGCTGTACTTGGGTAGCTCATGCGAACCCCCTTGTTTTAGTGTATTTATCTGCGAAACATCCTATGGATGTTTCGTTTTTTTGTTTTTAAATACATACATTATGAATTGGAGGAACACCTGTTGACTATTTCAGAGCGGTTATATCAGGCAGCACAGCCTGTGTGGAAGGAATGTCTTGAGCATCCCTTTGTTAAAGGGATCGGAGATGGTTCCTTACCGGTCGAACAATTTCGTTATTATTTGCTGCAAGACTACTTATACCTGTTCGATTATGCCCGTGTATTTGCACTAGGTATCGTAAAGTCAAACGACCCCAAATTGATGCAGTTTTTTAGTAAAAACGTAGATAACATCCTGAATGGTGAAATGAAAATTCATCGTTCTTATATGGAACGATTAGGAATTACAGAGGATCATGTTTTTCAGGTGAAACCTGCACTGAAAAATGCAGCCTATACTAACTATATGCTCTCTGTTTCCCATGCGGGCGGCATAGCAGAAGTTCTGGTATCCATTCTGGCCTGCTCGTGGAGCTATGCAGAGATCGGTCAAGTTCTTTCCCAAAAGCCAGGTGCAGTTGATCATCCTTTTTATGGAGAGTGGATCACAGGATATGCTTCCTCTGAATACAACAGCATCAATCAATCCCTTGTGACGTTAACGGATAAGCTATTAGAAGGCTGTAGCGAAGAAACGTACCAACGGATGAAAGATATTTTCGTGATGTGCAGTCGCTTCGAGCTTGATTTTTGGGAGATGTCTTGGAGGCTAGAGCCTTAAGTTCACTGGTAGTTCATTCAATTAGAGAGTACCATATGACACCACTCATTCAGATTCATTTAAGAATTGCCATCTATGATGATTACATATCAAAAGATACAACAACAATCATGAGGTGATGGCAATGAGTATATACAAATGGCCCAAATATATCGGTGTAGCGGTGTTATGTACTGCAATGCTGACAGCATGCAGCTCGACTAATCAAGGCAATGGAGAGTCGGACAACAATTCGACTGAGAAGGAACAAACGAATACGGATAATCAGAGCAAAACGGAGAATACTGCGCAGACAGTAGGGTATGCAGATCAAATCAACAAAACTGAGGTTATGTCCATTTCGATTGATGTGGATGAAGCGGCATGGAAAGAAATGCTCGATAATGCAAATGAGGAGCAGTACATCTCATCTAATATTACGATTAACGGAACAACGATTGAAAACGTCGGAATTCGTCCAAAGGGTAACTCCAGCCTTCGGCAAGTCGCTAGCGATGATACAACGGATCGATATAGTTTCAAAATCAAGTTTGATGAATACGTTAAGGATCAAACTTGGATGGGGTTGGACAAGCTCGTTGTGAACAACATGATTAGCGACAATAGTTATATGAAGGAATACTTGAGTTATGACATCATGAGTTATATTGGCGTAGAGGCACCTTTATTCGCATTCTCCAATATTAGTGTAAATGGAGAGACTTGGGGTTTGTACCTAGCTGTTGAAGACATTGACAGCGGATATCTCGCCCGAGCCAAGAATGATGAGGGTGAACTTTACAAACCGAACAATGATGACAACATGGGGGCAGGAGGAATGGGAGGGCCCGATGGCAATCCTTTTGCACAAGGGTATGGAAATATGCAGCCTCCTACTGAAGATATAGCGCCACCGGATGGTGGAAGTCCGCCGAATATGAACAACGGGACAGAAGAAGATGGTGCCGACACATTACCAGAAGCAGGTATGAAGGGTAACCGCGGTCCAGGTGGTATGGACGGAAGCGGCAATGGTGTTTCATTGGTGTATACCGATGACAAATCATCCAGTTACTCCGCCATCTTCGACAATGCTGAGACCAAAACAACAGAGGAAGATTATCAGCGTGTCATTGAATCGCTCAAAAACTTGAGCACAGGTACCGAACTGGAGAAATATGTGGATGTGGACGAAGTTCTGAGATATTTTGCGGCCCACACGGTCGTTGTCAATATGGACAGTTACACGTCCAACATGGGACATAACTATTATCTGTATGAGAACGATGGACAGATCAGCATGTTGCCCTGGGACTACAACATGGCCTTCGGTGGATTTCAAGCTGGTTCTGCCTCCGATGTCGTGAATCTGGCGATTGATACGCCGGTATCAGGGGTCAGTCTGGACGAACGTCCAATTTTAGGAAAGCTCCTTGAGGTGCCGGAGTATAAGGCCAAGTATCATGAATATTTGCAGGAGATCGTAGATGGATACTTCGCAGACGGAAAATTTGAAGAAAAAGTGCAAAGCCTGAATAACATGATCTCCGAATATGTGAAGCAAGACCCTACAGCGTTTATTACGTATGATAAGTACGAGGACGCTGTTGCAGAATTAACCAAACTCGGCTCGCTGCGTGCAGAAAGTATACAAGGGCAACTGGACGGAGATATTCCTTCCACGACCGAGAAACAAAAAGAGGATTCGGATTCACTGATTGATGCTTCTTCGGTTGACCTGTCCAAACTGGGTGAAAATAATGCTCGAGGAGGCATGGGAGGTCGCGGTCGTGGAGCTGCAGAGGGTAATCAGTCTAAGGATGGAAAATAAGTGACTTCCGTAAAGCGAAAAGATAATTCTTAGGGGCGCATCGGAATGAACTTAAAAACAAAACAAACGAAGGAAAAGGAACGCTTGTATAAGCTTGTTTGTTTCGTGATGTTGCTGAAAAAAAGGCGGAGTATATCCGTCTTTTTTTCATTGTTGAATTTTTTAATACAGGAACATTTTGTTCTCAGAAGTCTCTGCTTAAATCAAAAACGGTGTCAGGACGGAATGTTCATTGCCGTTTGAATGTTTTTCAGGTCGAGCTGAATTTGCTCTGGAATATGGTAGGGATGGTATAAGCCATGCTGTACCATGTAATTTGATATCTTTTCATGAGAGTCAATGGCTTCATCGAGCTGTTTCATCAAAATTTGCTTGATTTCGGGAGTGGCACATTCGGTCACAGCCATGGCGTAATTTCTGACTCCGCTCTTGGCGTTTATCAACAGATCCATTGCGATCACGTCATCCGTTAGCGTATGAAGGCCTGCCATATGTTCTAATATTGGGTTCATTTGGTTATCTCCTATACAGTCGCTTTAGTCAGCACTCCACCGAGCTCCTGAAGCTGCTGTTGTGATAATGTCGCATCTTGTTGCAAAATTTGCTTGAGCTCCGGGTCGGTTACCAAAGCTTGCATGGTCTTGGATTTAGTCATGCAAACCGTCTTGAACGCAGCAATTTCATGTACCTCGAGCACCTCATGCAATGCGTATTTGGAATTCATTCGAATTGTCCTCCCATGTATCTATCCATATTTAAGGCTTTAAAATAACTTTAATACAATTGTCCGTTTTGGTATCAAACACTTCATAGCCACGCTTGGCATCACTGAGCGGAATTACGTGTGTAACAATGTCGCCAGGGTCCACTTTGCCAGACGTAACCAACTCGTACATATATGGCATGTAGTGAATGACCGGAGCTTGTCCGGAACGGATATTCACGTTTCGCTGCATGATGTCACCGAGCGGGAAGCCGTTATAACGTCCGCCGTATACCCCAGTGACCTGGATGGTGCCGCCTTTGCGGACAGCCTGAGATGCAATGATAAATGCACTCATGGTACCACCTTGCAGTTTCAAACCGCTTGCCAAATATTCAAGATCGCTCATCTTGCCGTCCATTCCTACTGCATCAATCACGACATCGGCGCCGCCTTTGGTCATTTCCTTGAGCGTGTTCCCAATATTCTTATCCTGTTCGAAGTTTACGACTTCTACATGGTTCGTTCGCTTCGCATGCTGCAAGCGGTAATCCACATAGTCGACGGCTATGACCCGCTTAGCTCCTTTCAGCCAGCAGAATTTCTGGGCCAAAAGTCCGACCGGACCGCAGCCGAGCACAATGACCGTATCTCCATTTTTTACGCCGGCGTTATCTACGCTCCAGAATGCCGTGGTCATGGCATCGGCGATCAGGCTTAGCTTTTCGTCAGGTTGTTCGCAGTTTTCAGGAATCTTAA
This window contains:
- the tenA gene encoding thiaminase II — encoded protein: MTISERLYQAAQPVWKECLEHPFVKGIGDGSLPVEQFRYYLLQDYLYLFDYARVFALGIVKSNDPKLMQFFSKNVDNILNGEMKIHRSYMERLGITEDHVFQVKPALKNAAYTNYMLSVSHAGGIAEVLVSILACSWSYAEIGQVLSQKPGAVDHPFYGEWITGYASSEYNSINQSLVTLTDKLLEGCSEETYQRMKDIFVMCSRFELDFWEMSWRLEP
- a CDS encoding zinc-dependent alcohol dehydrogenase, giving the protein MKAVTYQGVKNVVVKEVPDAKIVKPDDMIVKITSTAICGSDLHLIHGMIPNLQENYVIGHEPMGIVEEVGPGVTKVKKGDRVIIPFNIACGECFFCKNQLESQCDNSNEHGDMGAYFGYSGTTGGYPGGQAEYLRVPFANFTHFKIPENCEQPDEKLSLIADAMTTAFWSVDNAGVKNGDTVIVLGCGPVGLLAQKFCWLKGAKRVIAVDYVDYRLQHAKRTNHVEVVNFEQDKNIGNTLKEMTKGGADVVIDAVGMDGKMSDLEYLASGLKLQGGTMSAFIIASQAVRKGGTIQVTGVYGGRYNGFPLGDIMQRNVNIRSGQAPVIHYMPYMYELVTSGKVDPGDIVTHVIPLSDAKRGYEVFDTKTDNCIKVILKP
- a CDS encoding spore coat protein — encoded protein: MNPILEHMAGLHTLTDDVIAMDLLINAKSGVRNYAMAVTECATPEIKQILMKQLDEAIDSHEKISNYMVQHGLYHPYHIPEQIQLDLKNIQTAMNIPS
- a CDS encoding CotH kinase family protein, translating into MSIYKWPKYIGVAVLCTAMLTACSSTNQGNGESDNNSTEKEQTNTDNQSKTENTAQTVGYADQINKTEVMSISIDVDEAAWKEMLDNANEEQYISSNITINGTTIENVGIRPKGNSSLRQVASDDTTDRYSFKIKFDEYVKDQTWMGLDKLVVNNMISDNSYMKEYLSYDIMSYIGVEAPLFAFSNISVNGETWGLYLAVEDIDSGYLARAKNDEGELYKPNNDDNMGAGGMGGPDGNPFAQGYGNMQPPTEDIAPPDGGSPPNMNNGTEEDGADTLPEAGMKGNRGPGGMDGSGNGVSLVYTDDKSSSYSAIFDNAETKTTEEDYQRVIESLKNLSTGTELEKYVDVDEVLRYFAAHTVVVNMDSYTSNMGHNYYLYENDGQISMLPWDYNMAFGGFQAGSASDVVNLAIDTPVSGVSLDERPILGKLLEVPEYKAKYHEYLQEIVDGYFADGKFEEKVQSLNNMISEYVKQDPTAFITYDKYEDAVAELTKLGSLRAESIQGQLDGDIPSTTEKQKEDSDSLIDASSVDLSKLGENNARGGMGGRGRGAAEGNQSKDGK
- a CDS encoding endo-1,4-beta-xylanase — encoded protein: MKRLRQWNIRALVLVLVLAMLPFSNVSHASKAVTEVEESHLSTNFEDGTLQGWTPRIGSERLTVTQQEAHEGQSSMLVSNRERSYHGPMLSMKDLLKRNQEYEITAYVRLTQEPTTDQTLQLTTYKKTTAENWNPIGSVKIAKTEWNTWHKITGKFQYSDDPTELNLFIETPYISEDSVDMLSFYVDDVSFTLAEQLEIEEGILSLEDLYQDDFPIGAAVYRWQLEGAYGQLLTKHFNSLTATYEMKPKYMSPSEGVYEFEAADQYVQFAEEHGMGVRAHALLWHIDAAEWMFKDPQGNPASRELLLARIQDYVETVMTRYKGKIYAWDVVNEAIADSNGDANGLRKSPFYELIGPDYIEKTYEFARATDPNAKLYYNEYFTEIPEKREHMYQLVKRLKEKGLIDGVGLQSHYNLESPPIKEIEKTISMFAELGLDIQITELDVDSGIPFGEEMSDEVAVKQAYRYKELLDLYQKHKDHISSVTLWGLQDEKSYNNQAMLFDSALKAKKAYWGLVDESSLPVLTERAVSLSGKPDIKKHSQDPLWNKAVSTPLKGDSSGSASFRTLWDHSNLYILVDVQDAKADVNDRVDIFVDLNNGKTTSYEADDRHVIIKRSGKAEGAEQRSYRVRETKAGYQVELSIPWGGIQAGSEYEVGLDIRVTDGGANGTQPYNPLYWNDRTQSQEQDTSKYGVIELAPMPKSAQAMQGIVQIDGKKDTSWNKAAPFEVKRLNQSEGAEAVARAMWSGEYLYLLIDVTDPNIITDNINPWDQDSVEIFLDENHQRTPYFQYDDAQFRISAENVGTFAGGASSGRLVSAVKKTNKGYLVEARIHLQSLTPKTGNVLGFELQINDNQGGGKQSVAKWNDTTNESWRNTSQYGILTFVEKNKLGH